DNA from Oncorhynchus masou masou isolate Uvic2021 unplaced genomic scaffold, UVic_Omas_1.1 unplaced_scaffold_1230, whole genome shotgun sequence:
accaggtagtctgttctaacctctctgtcaggatgtacaggtagtctgttctaacctctctgtcaggatgtacaggtagtttgttctaacctctctgtcaggatgaccaggtagtttgttctaacctctcctctctgtcaggatgaccaggtagtttgttctaacctctctgtcaggatgtacaggtagtttgttctaacctctctgtcaggatgaccaggtagtttgttctaacctctctgtcaggatgaccaggtagtctgttctaacctctctgtcaggatgtacaggtagtttgttctaacctctctgtcaggatgaccaggtagtttgttctaacctctctgtcaggatgaccaggtagtctgttctaacctctctgtcaggatgtacaggtagtttgttctaacctctcctctctgtcaggatgtacaggtagtttgttctaacctctctgtcaggatgaccaggtagtctgttctaacctctctgtcaggatgaccaggtagtttgttctaacctctctgtcaggatgtacaggtagtctgttctaacctctctgtcaggatgaccaggtagtctgttctaacctctctgtcaggatgtacaggtagtctgttctaacctctctgtcaggatgtacaggtagtttgttctaacctctctgtcaggatgtacaggtagtctgttctaacctctctgtcaggatgtacaggtagtctgttctaacctctctgtcaggatgtacaggtagtttgttctaacctctctgtcaggatgaccaggtagtttgttctaacctctcctctctgtcaggatgaccaggtagtttgttctaacctctctgtcaggatgaccaggtagtttgttctaacctctctgtcaggatgaccaggtagtttgttctaacctctctgtcaggatgtacaggtagtctgttctaacctctctgtcaggatgtacaggtagtttgttctaacctctctgtcaggatgtacaggtagtttgttctaacctctcctctcctctctctgttaggATGTACAGACAGTTTGTTCTGTCAATCCTGCTTGCAGGCGTCCTGTGCCTGGTGGGCGGCGACACCCGCAAGACCCGCCTCCAAGGCTCCATCCCCAACCCTTTCAAAGGGAACGGCAACACCTCTGACAAACGCACCCGTAAACAGGAAATACTTGCCTCCAGCCAGGAAGCGCTGGTCGTCACAGAGAGGAAGTACCTGAAGAGTGACTGGTGCAAGACCCAGCCGCTGCGTCAGACGGTGAGCGAGGAGGGCTGCCTCAGTCGTACCGTCATCAACAGGTTCTGCTACGGACAGTGTAACTCCTTCTATATCCCACGACACGTTAAGACGGAGCAGGAGTCCTTCCGGTCCTGTGCTTTCTGCCGGCCGCAGCGTTTCACCACGCTGACCGTAGAGCTGGACTGTCCCGACCTCCAGCCGCCCTTCAGGCACCGCAAGATCCAGAGAGTCAAACAGTGTCGCTGTATATCGGTCTCCGTCGGTGACTCTGGGAAGCGGTGAT
Protein-coding regions in this window:
- the LOC135529994 gene encoding gremlin-2-like, giving the protein MYRQFVLSILLAGVLCLVGGDTRKTRLQGSIPNPFKGNGNTSDKRTRKQEILASSQEALVVTERKYLKSDWCKTQPLRQTVSEEGCLSRTVINRFCYGQCNSFYIPRHVKTEQESFRSCAFCRPQRFTTLTVELDCPDLQPPFRHRKIQRVKQCRCISVSVGDSGKR